In Granulicatella elegans, one genomic interval encodes:
- a CDS encoding InlB B-repeat-containing protein: MALLIATITMVSNIAPAFATDGVGGLPKDDKCPIVEGANIPAKPEKHGEGETVESLVKNPEQPNIYTFRTDYKVERMDADGKSSFEINYQPYIASVGESATKEEKDRISKAITLPNFSGYFIPKNKIENYNIDYDTIVKKAKDGKISDDEEFGRRYEGGQEFLYYGKENEVTVKHVFQDIVDLNKYTNLGGDDKEEITTQQKGNTASILEIKPLDEKNRKGFVPEQDFIKIQVPNDTKDFVVEYRYNRAHFNVNFDTDGGTPIPNRTLYYEQEIPKIDANSITKKEGSIFLGWKPSVEIKKKNGGTIKPSDLINEAELTNGLIMPAEDVTFTAQWKDESKADYAVQFWAEKADHAEDASLLDKYDYIGTRVYKNADAGYKPDLDKEPVKGLKFPDLNDTRLQKIWKGEKFNYKKDLYLNKFYVYNKDLTDKENSNPQNPNVIKSVSPTGQTVYNIYYDRQVYDLYFTESNYYKKERQEYTFYPEIWGYDQSKGKAVMKGGPGNPYHYKARFNEMMYKWPNDAKQTKGFTSGYQSFGWGPNYAIPNWPLHLDTPPYRLNADEFLDMDNYNRWGGYTKKIDKGDGTTIDLDRFNFTTLSFGIKQDHPSIPHHMDFWMDGFKDGETIIRYDLVRTKADTANLDYGHRYPIVTGFTPYGYEPNNPQIGWPAIREEQQDDGRVNEDRIGELNDEREAITPNTSGTYYNNNGIKLPIGQLDFIPVFFSDDDGYGDPKEGGQVFEENGYLRYKYKRNKYPLRFNYDPSKIKGDNEFDNTNSLDTFYEFPLKVLSPDLVDKNTPQEEREYFKEDPKNFLDNPENLQKLGLTELVEEDENGNLRVRRPQGLSDQMVFKGWALDPDGKKMVWENPGKKMPDHPVNLYAIWGEPDYKWKVTFDPDGGELDSIDEANITTERKKIKEGDIGDEKEITYAKKVDDEGDKQIFTVVQRQKLVEPQKPKKKGYDFLGWEVIHYKKGDDGNYTNEQDDSYREKYNVPELYSFGTDVVGPIYLKAIWVPNQRVDVKVEHYFLDGKFNLDGNIKTNPEVITLEGKRAEKMVSATATKENGKYLLASHDELEKLTGELKKQYEEYNNRMHANNSFYQNLRVEPEKILNPETNKMENNPKAANNVFKFFYTPIRKREYKVNYLDERAKEKLKAASSEAEKKAIIEKYSIIKQEKVDNGNRHYDARNYKKIPGWVLAKGEKPQQQLFFDVDEKTNEFKGINGTGSDEITFYYKDVRIIEVPEKETPPDGYVRVTFKAGDNGKLEEGGKAKTVYYDVVKGLKFSNIPVPDTMEHNSDKTGVEIVPNKDYQFVGWERENAKDKGLLNEEDQVCDDYTFVAKFEKPQGKLTIKKVLENEPEKKQSMMTRTAVPDPLKFKFKVTGPKINGSKNNEPTEYTEEFELVAGETKVLENLFDGDYKVEEIENHGYTPYYIEGDYNKTSSKLSADPIKVKLEKTDNEKDYEKTLTVVNKNVKPGEAETPNKNIIDITVKKVWDGGKKPDTTIELWRKGYKAEYKEDLTDEEKSKALIDEKVGEFTTTPEGDNEQSQIFKDLSKHDPSGKEFEYYVKEENVPDNYTKNITGSIDKGFTVTNTYQKIDVEANKVWEGDLKEGETRPTIYFKLYRKIKDDKETEVQGQEVKKLENGTTKVTWEGLDRFDKNDKEFIYSVKEVQENGSDFTPEGYTKKEEGLTVTNTKDPVVPPTPDPSVPEDPQSPKESKISISKQNFAGEEIKGAQIEIKTEQGETAKGKFKDSDKEQELKWTSGDEAKEIILKEGKYKFKEVAAPKGYAKVTEIEFSVDSTGKVTVINPIGSKNAKAEESKLTIIDDIEVGTLSTTVSVGEKSASEAQALQVKAKEKETVKDTVHYENLQPGQKYKITGTLKDVTDYKDGSKIEDLKTVAESEKTFTVSDEGKGTVEMEFKDVQLEAGKKYVVFEVAESENNLKKDDKDGLTKNIIRHEDPKDQAQTIIVEPENNNNNNPGSGDSHKKPKDPDKNNSSVEKSVSSGEKPKQQDIVKVRHLPKTGAGANATAYSTVVGVVVAALGGVLVVFGRRKKETK; the protein is encoded by the coding sequence ATGGCACTTTTGATAGCTACTATCACGATGGTATCAAATATCGCCCCAGCTTTTGCGACTGATGGGGTTGGAGGGTTGCCAAAAGACGATAAATGCCCTATTGTGGAAGGAGCTAATATTCCTGCAAAGCCAGAAAAACATGGAGAAGGAGAAACGGTAGAAAGTCTCGTAAAAAATCCAGAACAACCAAATATCTATACTTTTCGTACAGACTATAAGGTTGAGAGAATGGATGCTGATGGGAAATCCTCTTTTGAAATCAACTACCAACCCTACATAGCTAGTGTTGGTGAATCTGCAACAAAAGAAGAAAAAGATAGGATAAGTAAGGCAATTACCTTACCTAATTTTTCTGGTTATTTCATTCCTAAAAATAAAATTGAAAATTATAATATTGATTATGATACGATAGTAAAAAAAGCAAAAGATGGCAAAATAAGTGATGACGAAGAATTTGGACGTAGGTATGAAGGTGGTCAAGAATTTCTTTATTATGGAAAAGAAAACGAAGTAACAGTCAAACACGTTTTTCAAGACATCGTAGACTTAAATAAGTATACAAATTTAGGTGGAGATGACAAAGAAGAAATAACTACACAGCAAAAAGGTAACACTGCTTCTATTTTGGAAATAAAACCACTTGATGAAAAAAATAGAAAAGGCTTTGTTCCAGAACAAGATTTTATCAAGATACAAGTACCAAATGATACTAAAGATTTTGTTGTAGAATACCGCTACAACCGTGCCCATTTCAATGTCAACTTTGATACAGACGGCGGCACACCAATTCCTAACCGTACTCTCTATTATGAACAAGAAATCCCAAAAATTGATGCAAACAGCATTACAAAAAAAGAAGGAAGTATATTTTTGGGTTGGAAACCATCTGTTGAAATAAAGAAAAAAAACGGCGGCACAATTAAACCAAGTGATTTAATTAATGAAGCAGAATTAACTAATGGTTTAATCATGCCGGCAGAAGATGTCACTTTCACAGCACAATGGAAAGATGAATCAAAGGCTGACTATGCAGTACAATTTTGGGCAGAAAAGGCAGACCATGCTGAAGACGCATCTCTTCTAGACAAGTACGACTATATAGGCACTCGTGTTTATAAAAATGCTGATGCAGGATATAAACCAGATTTAGATAAGGAACCTGTAAAGGGATTAAAATTCCCTGACCTAAATGACACTCGTCTACAAAAAATATGGAAAGGCGAGAAATTTAATTATAAAAAAGACCTTTATCTAAATAAGTTCTATGTCTACAACAAAGACCTAACAGACAAAGAAAATTCTAATCCTCAAAATCCAAATGTGATAAAGTCAGTGTCTCCAACAGGTCAAACTGTCTATAATATCTACTACGACAGACAAGTCTATGACCTATACTTTACTGAGTCCAATTATTATAAAAAAGAAAGACAAGAGTACACTTTCTACCCTGAAATTTGGGGATATGATCAATCAAAAGGTAAAGCGGTAATGAAGGGCGGCCCCGGTAATCCTTACCACTACAAGGCAAGATTTAATGAAATGATGTATAAGTGGCCAAACGATGCTAAACAAACCAAGGGCTTCACATCTGGCTACCAATCTTTTGGCTGGGGACCTAACTATGCTATTCCAAACTGGCCTCTTCACTTAGATACTCCTCCTTATAGATTAAATGCAGATGAGTTCCTGGACATGGATAACTACAATAGATGGGGTGGCTATACTAAGAAGATAGATAAGGGCGATGGCACAACCATTGATTTAGATAGATTCAATTTCACAACTCTATCCTTCGGTATAAAACAGGATCATCCATCTATCCCTCACCACATGGACTTTTGGATGGACGGCTTTAAGGATGGCGAAACCATCATACGCTACGACCTTGTTAGGACCAAGGCAGATACGGCTAACCTAGACTATGGCCACAGATACCCTATAGTTACAGGCTTTACTCCTTATGGCTATGAACCTAATAATCCTCAAATAGGATGGCCAGCAATCAGAGAGGAACAGCAGGACGACGGCCGTGTTAATGAAGATAGAATTGGTGAATTAAACGACGAGCGTGAAGCAATCACCCCTAACACTAGTGGGACATACTATAACAACAATGGAATCAAACTCCCTATCGGACAGCTAGACTTTATACCAGTCTTCTTTAGCGATGACGACGGATATGGCGATCCTAAAGAAGGTGGTCAAGTATTTGAAGAAAATGGTTACCTTCGTTACAAATACAAACGTAACAAGTATCCACTAAGGTTTAACTACGACCCATCAAAGATAAAAGGTGATAATGAGTTTGATAATACTAACTCATTAGACACCTTCTATGAATTCCCACTAAAGGTCCTAAGTCCTGACTTGGTAGATAAGAATACACCTCAAGAAGAAAGGGAATATTTCAAAGAAGATCCAAAAAACTTTTTAGACAACCCTGAAAACTTACAAAAATTAGGTCTTACAGAGTTAGTAGAAGAAGATGAAAATGGGAATTTGAGAGTCAGAAGACCACAAGGTCTTTCAGACCAAATGGTATTTAAGGGATGGGCCCTTGATCCAGATGGCAAAAAGATGGTTTGGGAAAACCCGGGCAAAAAAATGCCTGACCACCCAGTAAATCTCTATGCTATATGGGGCGAGCCTGACTATAAATGGAAGGTGACCTTTGACCCTGATGGGGGAGAACTAGATTCAATAGATGAAGCAAATATCACCACAGAAAGAAAAAAAATAAAAGAAGGTGACATAGGTGATGAGAAAGAAATCACCTACGCCAAAAAAGTAGATGACGAAGGCGATAAGCAAATCTTTACTGTCGTCCAAAGACAAAAGCTAGTAGAACCTCAAAAACCAAAAAAGAAAGGATATGACTTTCTAGGTTGGGAAGTAATCCATTATAAAAAAGGTGATGATGGCAACTATACTAACGAACAGGATGATTCATATCGAGAAAAATATAATGTTCCAGAATTATATTCCTTTGGTACTGACGTTGTTGGTCCAATCTACCTAAAGGCAATTTGGGTGCCAAACCAAAGAGTCGATGTCAAGGTAGAACACTACTTTTTAGATGGGAAATTTAATTTAGATGGAAATATAAAGACAAATCCAGAAGTGATAACACTAGAAGGTAAAAGAGCGGAGAAGATGGTTTCTGCAACTGCAACAAAGGAAAACGGGAAGTATCTACTCGCATCTCACGATGAACTCGAAAAATTAACAGGTGAATTAAAAAAACAATACGAAGAATATAATAATCGTATGCATGCAAACAACTCATTCTATCAAAACCTCAGGGTTGAACCAGAAAAAATACTAAACCCAGAAACTAATAAGATGGAAAATAATCCTAAAGCCGCAAACAATGTCTTCAAATTCTTCTATACACCTATTAGGAAGCGTGAGTATAAGGTTAATTACTTAGATGAAAGAGCCAAAGAAAAACTAAAAGCGGCGTCATCTGAAGCCGAAAAGAAAGCAATAATAGAAAAGTATTCTATTATAAAACAAGAAAAAGTTGATAACGGCAACCGTCACTATGATGCCAGAAATTACAAAAAAATTCCGGGCTGGGTCCTAGCTAAGGGAGAAAAGCCACAACAACAACTTTTCTTTGATGTTGATGAGAAGACAAATGAGTTTAAGGGCATCAATGGCACAGGGTCTGATGAAATTACTTTCTATTATAAAGACGTAAGGATAATAGAAGTGCCAGAAAAAGAGACTCCACCAGATGGCTATGTTAGAGTGACCTTCAAGGCTGGCGACAACGGCAAACTCGAAGAAGGTGGTAAAGCCAAAACTGTTTACTACGACGTTGTAAAGGGCTTAAAATTTTCTAATATCCCAGTTCCTGATACTATGGAACATAATTCAGACAAAACAGGTGTAGAAATTGTACCTAATAAGGACTATCAATTTGTAGGTTGGGAACGTGAAAATGCTAAGGACAAAGGTCTATTAAATGAGGAGGATCAAGTTTGTGATGACTACACCTTTGTAGCGAAATTTGAAAAACCACAGGGCAAACTAACCATCAAAAAAGTCCTAGAAAACGAACCTGAAAAAAAACAGTCAATGATGACCAGGACGGCAGTTCCAGATCCATTGAAGTTTAAATTCAAAGTTACAGGACCAAAGATAAATGGATCTAAAAATAATGAGCCAACAGAATATACAGAAGAATTTGAATTGGTTGCCGGAGAAACAAAAGTATTAGAAAATCTATTTGACGGAGACTATAAGGTTGAAGAAATAGAAAACCATGGCTATACTCCATATTACATTGAAGGTGACTATAATAAGACTAGTTCAAAATTATCAGCAGATCCAATAAAAGTAAAATTAGAAAAAACTGATAATGAAAAAGACTATGAAAAGACCCTAACCGTGGTAAACAAAAACGTCAAACCAGGAGAAGCTGAAACTCCGAATAAAAATATTATAGACATTACAGTTAAGAAAGTTTGGGACGGCGGCAAGAAGCCGGATACTACTATTGAACTTTGGAGAAAGGGCTACAAGGCAGAATACAAAGAAGACTTGACAGATGAAGAAAAATCAAAAGCTCTAATTGATGAAAAAGTTGGAGAATTTACTACAACTCCTGAGGGAGATAATGAGCAGTCTCAAATCTTCAAAGACCTTTCAAAACACGACCCAAGTGGTAAGGAATTTGAATATTATGTAAAAGAAGAAAATGTTCCAGACAATTATACTAAAAACATAACTGGATCCATAGATAAAGGATTTACAGTAACAAATACCTATCAGAAAATAGATGTAGAAGCTAATAAAGTTTGGGAAGGCGATTTAAAAGAAGGTGAAACAAGACCAACTATTTACTTCAAACTTTACAGGAAAATCAAAGACGATAAAGAAACAGAAGTCCAAGGTCAAGAAGTGAAAAAACTTGAAAATGGTACAACAAAAGTAACTTGGGAAGGCTTAGATAGATTTGATAAAAATGACAAGGAATTTATTTATTCAGTAAAAGAAGTTCAAGAAAACGGATCTGATTTTACTCCTGAAGGTTATACTAAAAAAGAAGAGGGCCTAACCGTAACAAATACTAAAGACCCAGTTGTGCCTCCAACTCCAGATCCTTCAGTTCCAGAAGACCCACAGTCACCAAAAGAATCAAAAATTTCAATAAGCAAACAAAACTTTGCAGGAGAAGAAATCAAAGGTGCACAAATTGAAATTAAAACTGAGCAAGGGGAAACAGCAAAAGGAAAATTCAAAGACTCAGACAAAGAACAAGAACTAAAATGGACTTCAGGAGATGAAGCAAAGGAAATCATACTAAAAGAAGGTAAATATAAGTTTAAAGAAGTTGCAGCACCTAAGGGCTATGCAAAAGTTACAGAAATAGAATTTAGTGTAGATTCTACAGGAAAAGTAACAGTAATAAATCCAATAGGTTCAAAAAACGCAAAAGCAGAAGAAAGTAAACTTACTATAATAGATGATATAGAAGTAGGAACACTGTCAACAACTGTATCGGTTGGAGAAAAATCTGCAAGCGAAGCTCAAGCCCTACAAGTAAAAGCAAAAGAAAAAGAAACAGTTAAAGACACAGTACACTATGAAAACTTACAACCAGGTCAAAAATATAAAATAACTGGAACACTAAAAGATGTAACAGACTATAAAGATGGTTCTAAGATTGAAGATTTAAAAACAGTTGCAGAATCAGAAAAAACATTTACTGTAAGTGACGAAGGAAAAGGTACAGTAGAAATGGAGTTTAAAGATGTACAGTTAGAAGCTGGTAAAAAATATGTAGTGTTTGAAGTAGCTGAGTCAGAAAATAACTTGAAAAAAGATGACAAAGACGGTCTTACTAAAAATATAATAAGACACGAAGATCCAAAAGACCAAGCACAAACAATTATTGTTGAGCCGGAAAATAATAATAACAATAATCCGGGTTCTGGTGATAGTCATAAAAAACCTAAAGACCCTGATAAAAACAATTCGTCTGTTGAAAAATCTGTTAGTTCAGGAGAAAAACCTAAACAACAGGATATTGTAAAAGTTCGTCATTTACCAAAAACAGGAGCCGGTGCAAATGCAACAGCATATTCTACAGTAGTAGGAGTGGTAGTAGCAGCGTTGGGTGGAGTTTTGGTAGTATTTGGAAGAAGAAAAAAAGAAACAAAATAG
- a CDS encoding helix-turn-helix domain-containing protein, with protein MKSIITEEIKLRQRAVEYAIKHDNNAKAARKYHTTRQQIARWRSRYDGTAPSLLPKSRGPLHHPNKHKKEELELIRKMYKRYNRDGLAEVYIQCQRRGYTRSYGAMKKMIKKLQLIEKKEKRTYPMIQKRQLKKRFSNKN; from the coding sequence ATGAAATCTATTATAACAGAAGAAATCAAATTAAGACAGCGTGCAGTAGAATATGCCATAAAACATGATAATAACGCTAAAGCAGCAAGAAAATACCATACAACTAGACAACAAATTGCTCGATGGAGAAGTCGATATGATGGGACTGCACCATCATTGCTTCCAAAGAGTCGAGGACCTTTACATCATCCGAATAAACATAAAAAAGAAGAATTAGAACTGATACGTAAAATGTACAAACGTTATAACAGAGATGGATTAGCAGAGGTTTATATACAATGTCAAAGAAGAGGGTACACACGTTCATATGGAGCTATGAAAAAAATGATTAAAAAACTTCAATTAATTGAGAAGAAAGAAAAAAGAACGTATCCTATGATCCAGAAGCGACAACTAAAAAAACGATTTTCGAACAAAAATTAG
- a CDS encoding bifunctional metallophosphatase/5'-nucleotidase: protein MEIKIIETSDMHGYVLPTNYAERNLDLGFSTAKAATIIKKIKKEAKGPVVQIENGDFIQGSPLSYYVRKQGHHIAHDLTKVLNYLEYDLGILGNHEFNYGLDYLREAIESYNHPIICANILSKTGEQVFGEPYRIIEKEGVKIAVLGLTTPYIPKWEQPATVKDLTFISALETAQKYVPEMREKADIVVVTYHGGFESDLETGEPTELLTGENEGYAIATKVPGIDALVTGHQHRVIATKVNGVPVIQPGYRGAYVGEICLQVEKEGDRYVVVNSQAKLHETAEVKADPKVLEMFEELQADVENWLDTPVGTVVGDMTITDPQQARLVEHPYIEFINKVQMEATGADISGTALFNNEGRGFGSKIAMRDVITNYIYPNTLAVLKISGEDLRLALERVATYFIVKDGQVQFNPKYIEPKPQYYNYDMYEGIEYTLDFTKPFGERVTRLDYHGAPVKDTDELEVVTNQYRAVGGGNYAMFKPEKIVREVQIDMTELIADYMKKHPVLEATTNQNFKTIIK, encoded by the coding sequence ATGGAAATCAAAATTATTGAAACAAGTGATATGCATGGGTATGTATTACCTACAAACTATGCTGAAAGAAATTTAGATTTAGGATTTAGTACAGCTAAAGCTGCAACTATTATTAAAAAAATAAAAAAAGAAGCAAAAGGTCCAGTTGTTCAAATTGAAAATGGTGACTTTATTCAAGGGTCTCCATTAAGTTATTATGTTCGTAAACAAGGCCATCATATTGCCCATGACTTAACAAAAGTTTTAAACTATTTAGAATATGATTTAGGAATTTTAGGAAATCATGAATTTAATTATGGATTAGATTATTTGCGTGAAGCCATTGAATCATACAATCATCCGATTATTTGTGCGAACATTCTTTCTAAAACAGGAGAGCAAGTGTTTGGAGAACCTTATCGTATTATTGAAAAAGAAGGAGTTAAAATTGCAGTTTTAGGATTAACAACTCCATATATACCAAAATGGGAACAACCTGCAACGGTTAAAGATTTAACTTTTATTAGTGCTTTAGAAACTGCACAAAAATATGTGCCTGAAATGCGTGAAAAAGCAGATATTGTAGTGGTAACCTATCATGGAGGATTTGAGTCAGACTTAGAAACGGGTGAACCAACAGAATTATTAACAGGGGAAAATGAAGGGTATGCCATTGCGACTAAAGTACCTGGAATTGATGCTCTTGTAACAGGACACCAACACCGTGTTATTGCAACAAAAGTAAACGGAGTTCCTGTAATTCAACCAGGATATCGTGGAGCTTATGTAGGTGAAATTTGTTTACAAGTTGAAAAAGAAGGCGACCGTTATGTGGTCGTTAATAGTCAAGCAAAATTACACGAAACAGCAGAAGTTAAAGCAGATCCTAAAGTGTTAGAAATGTTTGAAGAATTACAAGCTGATGTAGAAAATTGGTTAGATACACCTGTAGGAACTGTTGTTGGAGATATGACGATTACAGATCCTCAACAAGCAAGATTAGTCGAACATCCTTATATTGAATTTATTAATAAAGTTCAAATGGAAGCAACTGGTGCAGATATTTCAGGAACTGCTTTGTTCAATAATGAAGGACGAGGATTTGGTTCTAAAATTGCAATGCGTGATGTCATTACAAACTACATTTATCCAAATACTTTAGCGGTGCTAAAAATTTCTGGAGAAGATTTACGTTTAGCATTAGAAAGAGTAGCAACTTACTTTATTGTAAAAGATGGACAAGTTCAATTTAATCCAAAATATATTGAACCAAAACCACAATATTATAATTATGATATGTATGAAGGTATTGAGTATACGCTTGATTTTACGAAACCATTTGGAGAACGAGTGACAAGACTAGATTATCATGGAGCTCCTGTTAAAGATACGGATGAATTAGAAGTTGTAACAAACCAATATCGTGCAGTAGGTGGCGGAAACTATGCCATGTTTAAACCAGAAAAAATTGTACGAGAAGTTCAAATTGATATGACGGAATTAATTGCCGATTATATGAAAAAACATCCCGTATTAGAAGCTACAACAAACCAAAACTTCAAGACGATTATCAAATAA
- a CDS encoding response regulator transcription factor has translation MHTVMIVEDEPIIRDAVAQELSKWNYQVECVTDFNKVMDDFVRVNPQLVILDITLPFFNGYYWCQEIRKISNVPILFLSSHQQPMDIVMSINMGADDYITKPFEMPILVAKIQGLFRRAYEFVGTQDWLEYKSATLHLKTTQFTYNQQVIDLTKNEFQILRVLFERVGSFVSRDELMKELWNSDFFIDDNTLTVNVARLRKKLEECGLVNFITTKKGIGYGLVDTNE, from the coding sequence ATGCATACGGTGATGATTGTGGAGGATGAACCGATTATTCGTGATGCTGTAGCTCAGGAATTAAGTAAATGGAATTATCAAGTTGAATGTGTAACAGATTTTAATAAAGTAATGGATGATTTTGTAAGAGTGAATCCGCAGTTAGTAATATTAGATATTACTCTTCCTTTTTTTAATGGTTATTATTGGTGTCAGGAAATTCGTAAAATTTCGAATGTGCCAATTTTATTTTTATCATCTCACCAACAACCGATGGATATTGTCATGTCGATTAATATGGGGGCAGATGATTATATTACGAAACCTTTTGAAATGCCGATACTAGTAGCTAAAATTCAAGGACTTTTCCGTCGTGCGTATGAATTTGTTGGAACTCAAGATTGGCTTGAATATAAGAGTGCGACGTTACATTTGAAGACGACTCAATTTACTTATAACCAACAAGTGATTGATTTGACAAAAAATGAATTTCAAATTTTACGTGTTCTCTTTGAAAGAGTCGGAAGTTTTGTGAGTCGAGATGAATTGATGAAGGAATTATGGAATAGTGATTTCTTCATTGATGATAATACTTTAACCGTTAATGTTGCCCGTCTTCGTAAAAAATTAGAAGAATGCGGCTTAGTGAATTTTATTACGACTAAAAAAGGAATTGGTTATGGCCTGGTGGATACCAATGAGTAA
- a CDS encoding sensor histidine kinase, producing MAWWIPMSKERRQFIQQWLCSHKHFLWYIAFILCLWLVFGFAFNALEWMLYLIVLVLIFSGLFLASWCAKDFLQYKKIKENPNWKELLQSEKVWTSSEQFLLETLEDYASQLSQTEFQQKEAYKEQLDYYTMWIHQIKTSIASSQLLIQTLPTLPEKSPLEQELIKITTYTDFVLHYVRMETFHQDLVLREHSLDNIIRQILKKFATFFIYKNLRLSYDAVDQVIVTDAKWFSVILEQILLNSIKYTDKEGQISIYLEGPYLCIQDTGIGIATSDQQRIFERGFSGFNGRMNYHSSGLGLYLSNEIAKNLGLKLSVESIVGEGTTLKILLQQDKLDTRI from the coding sequence ATGGCCTGGTGGATACCAATGAGTAAAGAGAGGAGACAGTTTATTCAACAGTGGCTATGCAGTCATAAACATTTTTTATGGTATATCGCTTTTATTCTATGCTTATGGCTAGTCTTTGGATTTGCTTTTAATGCATTGGAATGGATGTTGTATTTAATCGTACTAGTTCTCATTTTTTCAGGCTTATTTTTAGCTTCATGGTGTGCAAAGGATTTTTTGCAGTATAAAAAAATAAAAGAAAATCCAAATTGGAAAGAGTTGCTTCAAAGCGAAAAAGTGTGGACATCATCTGAACAGTTTTTATTAGAGACTTTAGAGGATTATGCCTCTCAATTATCGCAAACTGAATTTCAACAAAAAGAAGCTTATAAAGAGCAGTTAGATTACTATACAATGTGGATTCATCAAATTAAGACAAGTATTGCTTCGAGTCAATTATTAATTCAGACTTTACCAACGCTTCCTGAAAAGAGTCCATTAGAACAAGAGTTAATTAAAATTACGACTTATACTGATTTTGTCCTGCATTATGTTAGAATGGAGACTTTTCATCAAGATTTAGTATTAAGAGAACATTCTCTAGATAACATTATTCGTCAAATATTGAAGAAGTTTGCAACGTTCTTTATTTATAAAAATCTTCGATTATCCTATGATGCTGTTGATCAAGTCATTGTGACGGATGCAAAATGGTTTAGTGTTATTTTAGAACAAATTTTATTAAATTCGATTAAGTATACGGATAAAGAGGGGCAGATTTCTATTTATTTAGAGGGACCTTATTTATGTATTCAAGATACAGGGATTGGAATTGCAACATCTGATCAACAACGTATTTTTGAAAGAGGATTTAGCGGATTTAACGGGAGAATGAATTACCATTCTTCAGGATTAGGCTTATATTTATCCAATGAAATTGCGAAAAATTTAGGATTAAAATTATCGGTAGAATCGATTGTAGGAGAAGGAACAACATTAAAAATTTTATTACAGCAAGATAAACTAGATACTAGGATTTAA
- the rapZ gene encoding RNase adapter RapZ, with protein sequence MVDQLELVVITGMSGAGKTVAMQSFEDMGYFCVDNMPPSLLPKFWELVKESGKITKIALVIDLRSRAFFDEIMPSISGLDNTSFITTKILFLEASDDSLVSRYKETRRTHPLAGDGRVYDGIVAERRLLQDIKVRAQKVIDTTTLSPRKLREEIMHTFSNGDSDIFTIQVVSFGFKYGIPIDADIVMDVRFLPNPHYIDELRPLTGQDSAVYDYVMSQPETKTFYHKFMELLDFVIPGYKKEGKSSVTIAIGCTGGQHRSVALTERTGRELMSDSYHVMISHRDKDKRKEGNGRS encoded by the coding sequence ATGGTAGATCAATTAGAATTAGTGGTCATTACAGGAATGAGTGGTGCCGGAAAAACGGTCGCAATGCAGAGCTTTGAGGATATGGGCTATTTTTGCGTTGACAATATGCCACCAAGTTTATTACCAAAATTTTGGGAATTAGTAAAAGAATCTGGAAAAATTACAAAAATTGCATTAGTCATCGACTTACGTTCAAGAGCTTTTTTCGATGAAATTATGCCATCGATTAGTGGATTAGATAATACTTCGTTTATTACTACGAAAATTTTATTTTTAGAAGCAAGTGATGATTCATTGGTTTCTCGTTATAAAGAAACTCGTCGTACTCACCCATTAGCAGGTGATGGACGTGTATATGATGGCATTGTAGCGGAACGTCGTTTATTACAAGATATTAAAGTGCGCGCACAAAAAGTCATTGATACTACAACTCTTTCTCCAAGAAAATTGCGTGAAGAAATTATGCATACTTTCTCAAATGGAGATAGTGATATTTTTACCATTCAAGTAGTATCGTTTGGATTTAAATATGGTATTCCAATTGATGCGGATATCGTAATGGATGTTCGTTTCTTACCAAATCCGCATTATATCGATGAATTACGTCCGTTAACAGGACAAGATTCTGCCGTTTATGATTATGTCATGAGTCAACCAGAGACAAAAACTTTCTATCATAAATTTATGGAATTATTAGATTTTGTCATTCCTGGTTATAAAAAAGAAGGAAAATCCAGTGTAACGATTGCGATTGGATGTACGGGTGGACAACACCGTTCTGTTGCATTAACAGAACGTACAGGAAGAGAATTAATGTCTGACTCATATCATGTAATGATTTCTCACCGAGATAAAGATAAACGTAAAGAAGGGAATGGTCGTTCGTGA